The Bemisia tabaci chromosome 5, PGI_BMITA_v3 genome includes a window with the following:
- the LOC109037427 gene encoding 3-oxoacyl-[acyl-carrier-protein] reductase FabG codes for MDLQSVKLTIRHEFSGKVILITGASSGIGAATAKHFAQFNASLALAGRNLANLKQVASDCKAISCESPFIFTGDLTNEEETRALIESVLNHYTRLDILVNNAATAELGSIEDTSLAQYDRVLNTNVRSVYHLTMLAVPHLIRTKGSIINVSSVSGLRPSLGFLAYCTSKAAIDQFTRSLALELADKGVRVNSVSPGVILTGIHKRAGMNDAAYAEFLQKAEKIQPLGRVGTAQEVATVIAFLASENASFLTGVITPVDGGRHV; via the exons ATGGACCTCCAGTC ggTAAAATTGACAATCAGAcatgaattttcggggaaagtgATCCTAATTACCGGCGCTAGCTCAGGGATAGGAGCTGCCACTGCCAAACATTTTGCTCAATTTAACGCTTCTTTAGCTTTAGCCGGTAGGAATCTCGCCAACCTTAAACAAGTGGCGTCAGATTGTAAAGCGATCAGCTGCGAGTCCCCATTCATATTTACCGGTGATCTGACAAATGAAGAGGAGACAAGAGCACTCATCGAATCAGTTTTAAACCACTACACACGCTTAGATATCCTCGTTAACAACGCTGCAACTGCGGAGCTAGGTTCGATAGAGGACACCTCCCTAGCACAATATGATCGCGTGTTGAACACGAATGTTAGATCAGTCTACCATCTAACCATGCTAGCAGTACCGCATTTGATCAGAactaaaggatcgattattaacgtATCCAGTGTGAGCGGTCTGCGTCCCTCTCTCGGTTTCCTTGCTTACTGTACTTCCAAGGCGGCCATTGATCAGTTCACCCGCAGTCTCGCTCTGGAACTGGCGGACAAGGGTGTGCGAGTGAATTCTGTCAGCCCGGGAGTGATTTTGACCGGGATCCACAAACGAGCTGGCATGAATGATGCTGCGTATGCCGAGTTTCTTCAAAAagcggaaaaaattcaacccctCGGACGTGTAGGTACCGCCCAAGAGGTCGCAACGGTCATCGCATTTCTTGCCAGTGAAAACGCGTCTTTTTTAACGGGAGTTATCACTCCTGTTGATGGCGGAAGACATGTTTGA